The Bernardetia litoralis DSM 6794 genome includes a window with the following:
- a CDS encoding tetratricopeptide repeat protein: MKSFSQKLFIFLVFLGVYFIGFSNSFAQDANQLLQEGIAFHDARKYDKALKKYEQALKLIPNSPVIHYEMALTYFDKKNYKTAIKYSDKVIKSKSQSIISAYVIKGSSLDMLGKTQKSIKLFEGVIKKYPENYLLHYNLALNYYKIGELKKAEQSLMSAIGVNPEHTSSHLMLGYVEFDMGRKIPSMMAFNYFLFLEPTSQRSDRAFEFLNKQLLGSTKKGENNEITINIGGGSLGDNEFGAIELVMSITQASKSMDLKKELEEVLNEELEKEDSQRTEKVVIMDETPKTEEEIFEANTKLFFSLLDGKDKNNNIWWVFYAPTFNTLEESEHITTFCYWISQQSNENASKWVEENSEKVLELKKWIAKN; the protein is encoded by the coding sequence ATGAAGTCATTTTCACAGAAATTATTTATTTTTCTAGTTTTTTTAGGTGTATATTTTATTGGTTTTTCTAATTCTTTTGCGCAAGATGCAAACCAGCTTTTACAAGAAGGAATTGCTTTTCATGATGCAAGGAAATATGATAAAGCATTAAAAAAATATGAACAAGCTCTTAAACTAATACCCAATTCTCCAGTTATTCACTATGAAATGGCATTGACTTATTTTGATAAGAAGAATTATAAAACAGCTATTAAATATAGTGATAAAGTCATCAAGTCAAAATCTCAAAGTATAATATCTGCTTATGTAATTAAGGGGTCTTCATTGGATATGCTTGGTAAAACCCAAAAATCTATCAAGTTATTTGAAGGTGTTATCAAAAAATATCCTGAAAATTATTTATTACATTACAATTTAGCTCTTAATTACTATAAGATTGGAGAACTCAAGAAAGCAGAACAAAGCCTTATGAGTGCTATTGGTGTAAATCCAGAACATACAAGCAGTCATTTGATGCTTGGTTATGTAGAATTTGATATGGGAAGAAAAATTCCGAGTATGATGGCATTTAATTATTTTTTATTCTTAGAACCTACTTCACAAAGATCAGATAGAGCATTTGAGTTTTTGAATAAACAACTTTTAGGAAGTACAAAAAAAGGAGAAAATAATGAAATTACAATCAATATTGGTGGTGGAAGTTTAGGGGATAATGAATTTGGAGCGATTGAGTTAGTGATGTCAATTACACAGGCTTCTAAATCAATGGATTTGAAAAAAGAATTAGAAGAAGTTCTAAATGAAGAATTAGAAAAAGAAGATAGCCAAAGAACTGAAAAAGTAGTAATTATGGACGAAACTCCAAAAACCGAAGAAGAAATTTTTGAAGCTAACACAAAATTATTCTTTAGTTTATTAGATGGCAAAGATAAAAATAACAACATTTGGTGGGTATTTTATGCACCTACTTTCAATACTCTTGAAGAATCTGAACATATCACAACATTTTGTTATTGGATTAGTCAGCAGTCAAATGAAAATGCATCCAAATGGGTAGAAGAAAATTCTGAAAAAGTGTTAGAACTTAAAAAATGGATAGCTAAAAATTAA